A window of the Brassica napus cultivar Da-Ae chromosome A2, Da-Ae, whole genome shotgun sequence genome harbors these coding sequences:
- the LOC106392426 gene encoding protein AE7, whose translation MVSGLINENPTVYERKERRVRTDSTNTDEFSVEPIDQLEIFDHIRDIRDPEHPYSLEQLKVLTEDSVEVDDHKSYVRVTFTPTVEHCSMATIIGLSVRVKLMRSLPPRYKIDIRVAPGSHATEAALNKQLNDKERVAAALENPNLVEMVDECLSPSFE comes from the exons ATGGTGTCTGGGTTAATAAACGAGAACCCAACTGTGTACGAGAGGAAGGAGCGTCGTGTTCGCACCGATTCCACCAACACCGATGAGTTTTCCGTAGAACCTATCGATCAGCTCGAGATTTTTG ATCATATAAGAGACATAAGAGATCCAGAGCATCCTTATTCTCTTGAACAACTCAAAGTTCTTACTGAAGACTCTGTTGAAGTCGATGACCACAAGAGTTATGTTAG ggtTACATTCACTCCAACGGTGGAACATTGTAGCATGGCAACCATTATTGGTCTTTCTGTCCGCGTTAAACTTATGCGCAGCCTTCCTCCTCGTTACAAG attgatATAAGGGTAGCACCCGGTTCTCATGCAACAGAGGCTGCAC TCAATAAGCAACTAAACGACAAGGAGCGTGTAGCGGCTGCACTAGAGAATCCAAACCTCGTGGAGATGGTTGATGAATGTCTATCTCCATCGTTTGAGTGA